In the genome of Acaryochloris thomasi RCC1774, the window AAGCTAGATGAACAATTTGTAGAGCGATGCCAGAAAGAACTCGCTGAGTTTATAGGGCCGATTGCGGCAATCGTATGTCAGCAAGCGCTGGCGACCGATCCTACCGCCTCTGAAAGAGATTTTATCGAGGTTCTCTCTCGCCACATCAATAAGCACCAAGACGCTGACAACTTTAAACGGACCGTTAAATAAGGCTGAAGGTCGCCGGAACGGATGCAATCGCTGTAGCCTAAAACATTGATGATTGCGATCGCACCGGGACAATGTCGAACATAGCTGCAAGACTGGAAGTCTATCAGGGGAGCGTTTTAGTTCAAACGATTCACCTCAGTCAGGGATCTGTAACGCTGGGGCGAGCGCCGGACAACACGGTGCCACTCAATGATGATCTCACGGTTTCCCGCCGTCACGCTCAAGTTGTTTGGTCTACCGATCACTATGTTCTGACCGATCTGTCGAGTTCGGTCGGCACCTCTGTTAACGATGTCAAGCTTGTCCCCCATCAACCTCAAGCGTTGGTGAATTGCGATCGCATCTCCATCGGCACCTTTGAGCTGGTCTTTCAAGAATCCGCCGTCGGGCCAAAGCAAGCAGCCCCCAACCAAACCCTCAACCTCAAAGGTCGTCAGACTCTAAGTCTGGGGCGCGACCCGCTCAACGACATGATCATTGATCATCCCGCTTCCTCTCGCTTCCATGCCCAGATTCAAAAAGCGAAGGGAGACTATCTACTCGAAGATCTGAGCTCTACGAACGGAACTTTCGTAAACGGCAAACCCCTCTCAGAGCGGCGCGTTTTAAAGGTGGGAGATGTGATCCGCATCGGTCCGACTCATCTAACATTCAATGTTGATGAGACTCTCTTCAAGGTAAATGAGGCTGGAAATCTGCGCTTAGACGCCATCGACCTCAATAAAAAAATCAGCAAAGGACTCAATTTACTAAACAATATTTCCCTTTCGATTCAGGCCCGCGAATTTGTTGCGATCGCAGGGGTGAGCGGCGGCGGTAAATCAACGCTGCTCGACGCCCTCAACGGATTTCGCCCCGCCACCAGTGGCTATGTACTCGTCAACGGGACTGACCTCTATAAAAACTTCAACGCCTACCGAAACGAAATCGGCTACGTGCCCCAGCGGGACATTGTTCATATGGAGTTGACAGTGGAGCAGGCCCTTGATTTCGCAGGCAAACTAAGGATGCCTGCCGACACCACCCGGGCCGAACGCAAGCAGCGCGTTGATGAAGTGCTCGTTGACCTAAACTTGAGCGCGCGCCGATCGGTACCGATTAAATCTCTGAGTGGCGGACAGCTAAAGCGCGTCTCCATCGGCGTAGAGCTGCTGACCAAGCCCAGTTTATTCTTCTTAGACGAGGCAACGTCGGGTTTAGACCCAGGCACTGAAACAGAGCTGATGCAGCTTTTGCGTAAGCTGGCCGATCAGGGCCGCACTATTTTGCTGATTACCCACGCTACTGAAAACGTCACGCTTTGTGATCAGGTTGTTTTTATGGCGCGAGGGGGTAATCTTGCTTACTTTGGCCCCCCCCAGGAAGCCACCCAGCACTTTGAAGTGGAGCGGTTTAACCAAATTTATCGGCGGGTTGAACATGAGCGCTCTCCAGAAGACTGGCATCAGACCTTTCAAAACTCACCGCAGCACCAGCGATATGTGGTCGAGCGCCAGCAGAACCTAGAACAGAGGAGCAAACCCCAGGGCAGGCGACTACGACAGCAGGCACCTGGCGCAAATGTTAAGCGGGTTTCGGCTTGGAGACAGTTCCTAATCTTGTCTCAGCGGAATCTAGCGATTTTAGGACGCGATCGCATCAATCTGATGCTGATGCTGGCGGTGGCCCCACTGATCGGTCTCTTAGATTTGATGACCTGGCGCAAGCCCTTATTCAGTACCGCAGACGGTACCCCCAGCCTGACGGTAACGATGCTGTTTACCACCGTGTTGTTCGCCGTCATGGTCGGGAGCTTGCCTGCTATGCGCGAAATTGTCAAAGAAATTGATATCTATAAACGAGAGCGCATTATTGGGCTGCAGATTATCCCCTACGTCCTTTCTAAAGTTTGGCTGAGCGTTGTTTTGGCGCTTTACCAGGCCGGTGTCTTTTTGCTATTCAAGGTAATTGCCGTCTCTGACTTTCCGACAGCTCCCAATATTTTGCTTGGGATGTACGTGACGCTAGTGCTGGCCTTCATTGGTGGAATGCTCATGGGGCTATTCGGCTCAGCAATAGCTCCTAATCCGGGGGTTGCACCACTGCTAGTTCTCATCTTTTTGCTGCCGCAGATTATCTTTGGCGGTGGCGTTTTTCCTTTAGATACCTTTGGTCCCTCAGGGCAAGTGTTCAATCAATTCGCATTAACAAAATGGCCCTTTGAAGTCTTGGTGACTCTCTCTGATATGGGGCAAGATATTGCCAAAGACCCCTGCTGGATTCAGGTCATCAACGAAGAAAAAAAACTTGCTGATTTTGACGATCAGGCCAAGCAAGACTGTCCCTGCATGGGCGAGAGTATTTTCAAGGACTGTGAGTTCCCCGGCATTCGTACCTCCTATAAGCCGGTTGTCGATGACCCCGAACCCACTGAGCCAACGAAACCAACGGGCACAGATGCCCGCTCGGCTTCTGTCCAGGACCAGTATGAGGCAGATCTCGATCAGTACCAAGAAGACTTCACGGAATGGACGCTGGAGCGTGAGGGAGCCATTAGCACGGCAGAAGGTAAGGTAGACGGCATTGCCAAGAAGTTTAGTCAGACTTTTGACGTTAATGTCCGTCAACACCTGATTATCTTTAGCAGTTTTCTGATGAGCATTCTGGGACTCATTTTAGCGGTACAGAAAATCAAAGATGTCCTATAGATTGCAGAACAACTTCTAATTCTTATCAAAGAAGTGACATGCTCCCCAGGGTAGGCACAAGAAGCAATAAGGCATCTCTTGTTGAGAGTAGGTGCGCTATTTTTTCAATAATATGAACTCGTCAAGAATAGTGGCGTGCTGGAATCCGTGGTTTCGGACTGAGGCTGAACTTGATTTAAGAAATGTACACAATCGACACTTTTTTCTTACGCTTATCCTGACACGATCCCCAAGCGATCTATCACTCTCTTCTATAATATTTACCTTGCCACTTCTGCGGTCTGGCTCAATTATTGACAAGCTCGAAGCTAGAACGGTAGGATATTTTTATTCCTCCGTAAAAATAGACTAAGCCATTAAAGAGAGCTAAGTATGTTTAGAATCTCAGGCGAGAAGTTTAATACATTACTAAAGCAAGTCCGTCATCCCGACAAAATAATTAATGATCTTGGGATGCGTGTTGGATATTTACTAAAACTCAAACATTTACCTTTTTTGCCATCAAGCTTAGAAGTTGAACCCATAAATAGCTGTAATTTTCGTTGTCCTCACTGCCAGGTTACCCATTGGGACAAGGAAGCTCTCAAACTCAAGATTGATAGATTTGAGGCAATTCTCAAGCAATTGCCGAAGCTAATTTGGGTCAAGCTTCAAGGCATGGGAGAACCTTTGCTCAATAGAGAGCTAATTCCCATGCTTGAGTTGGGGGAGTCTAAAAACATCAAAATGAGCCTTACGACAAATGGCTCTCTGTTGAGTGGCAAAGCAGCTCATTCGCTGGCGGATCTAACAAACACTTCCATTAACGTCAGTATTGATGGAGCATCTGCTCAAACATTTGAGCAGATAAGGGTGGGGGGCAAATTCGATGTTGTTTGCAAAAAC includes:
- a CDS encoding FHA domain-containing protein, whose translation is MSNIAARLEVYQGSVLVQTIHLSQGSVTLGRAPDNTVPLNDDLTVSRRHAQVVWSTDHYVLTDLSSSVGTSVNDVKLVPHQPQALVNCDRISIGTFELVFQESAVGPKQAAPNQTLNLKGRQTLSLGRDPLNDMIIDHPASSRFHAQIQKAKGDYLLEDLSSTNGTFVNGKPLSERRVLKVGDVIRIGPTHLTFNVDETLFKVNEAGNLRLDAIDLNKKISKGLNLLNNISLSIQAREFVAIAGVSGGGKSTLLDALNGFRPATSGYVLVNGTDLYKNFNAYRNEIGYVPQRDIVHMELTVEQALDFAGKLRMPADTTRAERKQRVDEVLVDLNLSARRSVPIKSLSGGQLKRVSIGVELLTKPSLFFLDEATSGLDPGTETELMQLLRKLADQGRTILLITHATENVTLCDQVVFMARGGNLAYFGPPQEATQHFEVERFNQIYRRVEHERSPEDWHQTFQNSPQHQRYVVERQQNLEQRSKPQGRRLRQQAPGANVKRVSAWRQFLILSQRNLAILGRDRINLMLMLAVAPLIGLLDLMTWRKPLFSTADGTPSLTVTMLFTTVLFAVMVGSLPAMREIVKEIDIYKRERIIGLQIIPYVLSKVWLSVVLALYQAGVFLLFKVIAVSDFPTAPNILLGMYVTLVLAFIGGMLMGLFGSAIAPNPGVAPLLVLIFLLPQIIFGGGVFPLDTFGPSGQVFNQFALTKWPFEVLVTLSDMGQDIAKDPCWIQVINEEKKLADFDDQAKQDCPCMGESIFKDCEFPGIRTSYKPVVDDPEPTEPTKPTGTDARSASVQDQYEADLDQYQEDFTEWTLEREGAISTAEGKVDGIAKKFSQTFDVNVRQHLIIFSSFLMSILGLILAVQKIKDVL